The following DNA comes from Ornithobacterium rhinotracheale DSM 15997.
CCAGAAATGGATTTTTCCCTGTTTCTGAATTAGCAACTTTTAGAAAATTAGGCACTCGCTTGCAAGGGCACCCTACTACGCATGAGGGTTTGCCGGGCGTGCGTGTAGCATCTGGTTCGCTAGGTCAGGGGCTTTCTGTGGGGATTGGAATGGCTTTGGGTAAAAAATTGGACGGAGACAGCCATTTAGTATATACTTTGCACGGCGATGGCGAATTGCAGGAAGGGCAAATCTGGGAGGCGTTGATGTATGCAGGAGCCAAGGGGGTAGATAATATAATCTCTACCATAGATTACAACGGAAGACAAATCGATGGGGATACCAAAGATGTATTGAGCTTAGGCGACTTAAAAGCTAAGTTACAAGCCTTCGGGTGGGATGTAGTAGAGGTAGAAAAAGGAAATGATATTCCTGCCATTTTAGAAGGATTGAAAGATGCTAAATCAAAAACTGGCAAAGGAAAACCAGTAGCGATTTTGCTCCATACCGAGATGGGACATGGCGTAGATTATATGATGGGCACACACGCTTGGCACGGAAAAGCTCCAAACGATGAGCAACTGGAAAAAGCTTTGGCTCAAAACCCTGAAACGCTGGGGGATTACTAAAATTTAAAAAAAGAAAGCGATGAAAAAATTAATCATACCTGCGATGTTATGTTC
Coding sequences within:
- a CDS encoding transketolase, whose translation is MADIQQLENLTTQVRRDILRMVHAVNSGHPGGSLGCAEFLVCLYGEVMDYSTDFKMDGKNEDVFFLSNGHISPVFYSVLARNGFFPVSELATFRKLGTRLQGHPTTHEGLPGVRVASGSLGQGLSVGIGMALGKKLDGDSHLVYTLHGDGELQEGQIWEALMYAGAKGVDNIISTIDYNGRQIDGDTKDVLSLGDLKAKLQAFGWDVVEVEKGNDIPAILEGLKDAKSKTGKGKPVAILLHTEMGHGVDYMMGTHAWHGKAPNDEQLEKALAQNPETLGDY